One genomic region from Sciurus carolinensis chromosome 2, mSciCar1.2, whole genome shotgun sequence encodes:
- the Klhl33 gene encoding kelch-like protein 33 isoform X1 — protein sequence MSLLDTAQHPSDQQRVSLSLQKDGLGLPLPTERTSWPSSPDEDPDLLSFPLEEPGPRSLVPGNLPSPAFSLEEEEQEEDDGDTAEPEGLRSEEHPSQFFAEAQRLREQRLLLDEEVTVAGRVYGLHRVILAAVSSLFRDRLLSGGRSRSGFSLDVAPGGWEAVLTFAYEGVLGPASLGDVLAAAEALGAPRVKAAAQRKCEEPGNSGEEEKKLSQAEELRENLRSIELLYREGVGCDLELEADGYRLRVHRAALACGSEFFGAMLLSGMRESQGTEVSLRTISSQDLRLLVSFAYSGIVRARWLGLLRAAQAALQYQSSSCLALCQRALARDLSPARCLALFPMAEAPGLERLWSKARHYLLTHLPAVALCPAFPSLPAAFLAELLDSDELHVQEEFEAFVAARCWLAANPETQESEAKALLQCVRFGRMSTRELRKVRAAGLPPPLPPDLLYQLLVEADVPGQERWREPDRALVVIGGDELRPDMARRQPSRKVWWARAFRCGMGLVRTVEWGRLPALPAPGRFRHGAASLAGSELYVCGGQDFYSHSNTLASTLRWDPSQEDWEEVAPLCQARSFFPLVALDGQLYALGGRNDGVALDSVETYNPELNIWRPAPALPAPCFAHAAAILEDRLYVSGGCNGTGQYLASLLHYDPKLEKPGTFLSPMGVPRAGHVMAALGGRLYVAGGLGETGDLLSFEAYEPRTDSWTRLAPLPSPHVGAAAAVLQGELLVLGGYSHRTYALSHLIHAYCPGLGRWLCLGTLPRPRAEMPACLLTLPTVQHIALVPTQHQTKPAG from the exons ATGAGCCTCTTGGACACAGCACAACATCCCTCCGACCAGCAGCGCGTCTCCCTTTCCCTCCAGAAGGACGGTCTTGGACTTCCTTTGCCCACTGAAAGAACCTCCTGGCCTTCTTCCCCAGATGAGGATCCCGATTTACTTTCCTTTCCTCTGGAAGAGCCTGGCCCCAGATCCCTGGTCCCAGGGAACCTTCCCTCTCCGGCTTTTTCCctagaggaggaggaacaggaggaggacgATGGAGACACAGCCGAGCCCGAGGGACTGCGTAGTGAGGAGCATCCGAGCCAGTTCTTCGCAGAAGCACAGAGGCTGCGGGAACAGAGGCTCTTATTAGACGAAGAGGTGACAGTCGCGGGGCGGGTGTATGGGCTGCATCGGGTGATCTTGGCCGCAGTCAGCAGCCTCTTCCGAGACCGGCTGCTAAGCGGCGGTAGGTCGCGGTCAGGCTTCAGCCTCGATGTGGCCCCGGGAGGCTGGGAGGCCGTGCTGACCTTTGCCTATGAGGGGGTACTGGGCCCCGCCTCACTGGGGGATGTGCTGGCTGCGGCCGAGGCCTTGGGGGCGCCCCGGGTGAAGGCCGCGGCACAGCGCAAATGCGAGGAGCCAGGAAACTccggggaagaagaaaagaagctcaGCCAGGCCGAGGAGCTGAGGGAGAATCTGCGCAGCATAGAGCTTCTATACCGAGAGGGCGTCGGATGTGACCTGGAATTGGAGGCAGACGGCTACCGGCTGCGGG TGCACCGAGCAGCCCTGGCCTGTGGCAGTGAGTTCTTTGGGGCTATGCTCCTGAGTGGGATGAGGGAATCCCAGGGCACGGAGGTGTCTCTGCGTACCATCTCTAGCCAAGACCTGCGACTCCTCGTCTCTTTTGCCTACTCTGGAATTGTGCGGGCAAGATGGCTAGGACTGCTGAGAGCTGCCCAGGCTGCTCTGCAGTACCAAAGCTCTTCCTGTTTGGCTTTGTGTCAGAGAGCCTTGGCACGAGACCTCAGCCCTGCCCGATGCCTGGCCCTGTTCCCCATGGCTGAAGCCCCCGGGTTGGAGAGGCTCTGGAGCAAAGCCCGGCACTACCTCCTCACCCACCTGCCTGCTGTGGCTTTGTGCCCTGCTTTCCCTTCTTTACCAGCTGCCTTCCTGGCTGAGCTCCTAGATAGCGATGAGCTCCATGTGCAAGAAGAGTTCGAGGCCTTTGTGGCTGCACGGTGTTGGCTAGCTGCCAACCCTGAGACCCAGGAGTCAGAGGCCAAGGCCCTGCTGCAATGTGTCCGCTTTGGCCGCATGTCTACCAGAGAGCTGAGGAAGGTGCGGGCAGCTGggctgcccccacccctgcctccagaCCTTCTCTACCAGTTGTTGGTGGAGGCTGACGTTCCAGGTCAAGAGAGGTGGAGGGAGCCCGACCGGGCGCTGGTGGTGATTGGTGGGGACGAACTCAGACCTGATATGGCCCGAAGACAGCCATCTCGAAAAGTGTGGTGGGCCCGGGCCTTCCGCTGTGGCATGGGACTGGTACGAACTGTGGAGTGGGGGCGGCTGCCGGCCCTACCTGCCCCAGGGCGCTTCCGGCATGGGGCTGCAAGCTTGGCAGGAAGTGAACTCTATGTGTGTGGGGGACAGGATTTCTACAGTCACTCCAACACTCTGGCTTCAACTCTCAG GTGGGATCCCAGTCAAGAGGACTGGGAAGAGGTGGCACCTTTGTGCCAGGCTCGAAGTTTTTTCCCCCTGGTGGCATTGGATGGACAACTTTATGCCCTGGGTGGACGAAATGATGGTGTTGCTCTCGACTCTGTGGAAACCTATAACCCTGAACTCAATATCTGGAG GCCAGCACCTGCACTTCCAGCACCCTGCTTTGCCCATGCAGCTGCCATCTTGGAGGACCGACTGTATGTGAGCGGTGGCTGTAATGGGACTGGTCAATACCTGGCCTCTTTGCTGCACTATGACCCCAAACTTGAGAAACCAGGGACATTTTTGAGCCCAATGGGAGTACCCCGGGCTGGTCATGTCATGGCTGCTCTGGGTGGGCGACTGTATGTGGCAGGTGGACTGGGTGAGACTGGGGACTTGCTGAGCTTTGAGGCCTATGAACCAAGGACTGATAGCTGGACTCGCCTGGCACCCCTGCCCTCCCCCCATGTGGGTGCTGCAGCTGCTGTGCTGCAGGGGGAGCTCCTGGTGCTAGGAGGCTACAGCCACCGTACTTATGCCCTTTCCCACCTTATCCATGCCTACTGTCCTGGCCTGGGCCGGTGGCTCTGCCTGGGAACTCTGCCAAGGCCTCGGGCTGAGATGCCTGCCTGCCTCCTGACACTCCCCACTGTGCAGCACATAGCTTTGGTTCCCACCCAGCACCAAACCAAACCTGCCGGGTGA
- the Klhl33 gene encoding kelch-like protein 33 isoform X2 gives MLLSGMRESQGTEVSLRTISSQDLRLLVSFAYSGIVRARWLGLLRAAQAALQYQSSSCLALCQRALARDLSPARCLALFPMAEAPGLERLWSKARHYLLTHLPAVALCPAFPSLPAAFLAELLDSDELHVQEEFEAFVAARCWLAANPETQESEAKALLQCVRFGRMSTRELRKVRAAGLPPPLPPDLLYQLLVEADVPGQERWREPDRALVVIGGDELRPDMARRQPSRKVWWARAFRCGMGLVRTVEWGRLPALPAPGRFRHGAASLAGSELYVCGGQDFYSHSNTLASTLRWDPSQEDWEEVAPLCQARSFFPLVALDGQLYALGGRNDGVALDSVETYNPELNIWRPAPALPAPCFAHAAAILEDRLYVSGGCNGTGQYLASLLHYDPKLEKPGTFLSPMGVPRAGHVMAALGGRLYVAGGLGETGDLLSFEAYEPRTDSWTRLAPLPSPHVGAAAAVLQGELLVLGGYSHRTYALSHLIHAYCPGLGRWLCLGTLPRPRAEMPACLLTLPTVQHIALVPTQHQTKPAG, from the exons ATGCTCCTGAGTGGGATGAGGGAATCCCAGGGCACGGAGGTGTCTCTGCGTACCATCTCTAGCCAAGACCTGCGACTCCTCGTCTCTTTTGCCTACTCTGGAATTGTGCGGGCAAGATGGCTAGGACTGCTGAGAGCTGCCCAGGCTGCTCTGCAGTACCAAAGCTCTTCCTGTTTGGCTTTGTGTCAGAGAGCCTTGGCACGAGACCTCAGCCCTGCCCGATGCCTGGCCCTGTTCCCCATGGCTGAAGCCCCCGGGTTGGAGAGGCTCTGGAGCAAAGCCCGGCACTACCTCCTCACCCACCTGCCTGCTGTGGCTTTGTGCCCTGCTTTCCCTTCTTTACCAGCTGCCTTCCTGGCTGAGCTCCTAGATAGCGATGAGCTCCATGTGCAAGAAGAGTTCGAGGCCTTTGTGGCTGCACGGTGTTGGCTAGCTGCCAACCCTGAGACCCAGGAGTCAGAGGCCAAGGCCCTGCTGCAATGTGTCCGCTTTGGCCGCATGTCTACCAGAGAGCTGAGGAAGGTGCGGGCAGCTGggctgcccccacccctgcctccagaCCTTCTCTACCAGTTGTTGGTGGAGGCTGACGTTCCAGGTCAAGAGAGGTGGAGGGAGCCCGACCGGGCGCTGGTGGTGATTGGTGGGGACGAACTCAGACCTGATATGGCCCGAAGACAGCCATCTCGAAAAGTGTGGTGGGCCCGGGCCTTCCGCTGTGGCATGGGACTGGTACGAACTGTGGAGTGGGGGCGGCTGCCGGCCCTACCTGCCCCAGGGCGCTTCCGGCATGGGGCTGCAAGCTTGGCAGGAAGTGAACTCTATGTGTGTGGGGGACAGGATTTCTACAGTCACTCCAACACTCTGGCTTCAACTCTCAG GTGGGATCCCAGTCAAGAGGACTGGGAAGAGGTGGCACCTTTGTGCCAGGCTCGAAGTTTTTTCCCCCTGGTGGCATTGGATGGACAACTTTATGCCCTGGGTGGACGAAATGATGGTGTTGCTCTCGACTCTGTGGAAACCTATAACCCTGAACTCAATATCTGGAG GCCAGCACCTGCACTTCCAGCACCCTGCTTTGCCCATGCAGCTGCCATCTTGGAGGACCGACTGTATGTGAGCGGTGGCTGTAATGGGACTGGTCAATACCTGGCCTCTTTGCTGCACTATGACCCCAAACTTGAGAAACCAGGGACATTTTTGAGCCCAATGGGAGTACCCCGGGCTGGTCATGTCATGGCTGCTCTGGGTGGGCGACTGTATGTGGCAGGTGGACTGGGTGAGACTGGGGACTTGCTGAGCTTTGAGGCCTATGAACCAAGGACTGATAGCTGGACTCGCCTGGCACCCCTGCCCTCCCCCCATGTGGGTGCTGCAGCTGCTGTGCTGCAGGGGGAGCTCCTGGTGCTAGGAGGCTACAGCCACCGTACTTATGCCCTTTCCCACCTTATCCATGCCTACTGTCCTGGCCTGGGCCGGTGGCTCTGCCTGGGAACTCTGCCAAGGCCTCGGGCTGAGATGCCTGCCTGCCTCCTGACACTCCCCACTGTGCAGCACATAGCTTTGGTTCCCACCCAGCACCAAACCAAACCTGCCGGGTGA
- the LOC124976808 gene encoding solute carrier family 12 member 3-like has product MIQRIPWPEQMCYMLNICGVILYLWLPWMIAQEGIGLTRLIILLLASVTTITTLSISAISINGKVNTDGTYFLISNSLETWDTTAEHRSRR; this is encoded by the exons ATGATCCAGAGAATTCCCTGGCCAGAACAG ATGTGCTACATGCTCAACATCTGTGGTGTCATTCTCTATCTGTGGCTGCCTTGGATGATTGCTCAGGAAGGCATAG GGCTCACAAGGCTCATAATCCTGCTCTTGGCCTCAGTCACTACAATTACCACTCTGTCTATCTCAGCCATCTCAATCAATGGTAAAGTGAACACTG ATGGCACATATTTCCTCATCTCCAATAGTCTGG AAACATGGGATACAACTGCTGAACATAGATCCAGAAGATGA